A single genomic interval of Saccharospirillum mangrovi harbors:
- a CDS encoding MoaD/ThiS family protein translates to MRTVQLKFFARLREQIGIAEIAIPADQAPNLDKLMNWLQTQHPQWSDALQQPLTRAVNEEVVNGNIDLKPGDQVALFPPVTGG, encoded by the coding sequence ATGAGAACCGTCCAATTAAAGTTTTTTGCTCGACTTCGCGAACAGATCGGCATCGCCGAAATCGCCATTCCGGCGGATCAGGCTCCCAACCTCGACAAGCTGATGAACTGGCTGCAAACCCAGCACCCACAGTGGAGTGATGCCTTGCAGCAACCCTTGACCCGAGCGGTCAACGAAGAAGTGGTCAACGGCAACATCGACCTCAAACCCGGCGATCAGGTGGCGCTCTTTCCGCCGGTGACCGGTGGCTAA
- the moaC gene encoding cyclic pyranopterin monophosphate synthase MoaC, whose translation MSDFSHIDQSGHANMVDVTTKAVTTREARAETYVYMNAEALARIEAGDHHKGDVFGVARVAGIQGAKQTSSLIPLCHPLMLTKVAVDLTLQADQGRVRIESWCKLDGKTGVEMEALTAASVAALTLFDMVKAIDPAMRIEGLKVLEKRGGKSGHWQA comes from the coding sequence ATGAGTGACTTCAGCCACATCGATCAAAGCGGTCACGCCAATATGGTCGATGTCACCACCAAAGCCGTGACCACACGCGAGGCGCGGGCTGAGACTTACGTCTACATGAACGCCGAAGCGCTGGCGCGAATTGAAGCAGGCGATCATCATAAGGGGGATGTCTTTGGTGTGGCCCGGGTTGCCGGCATCCAGGGCGCGAAACAGACATCCAGCCTGATCCCGTTGTGCCACCCCCTGATGTTGACCAAGGTGGCGGTGGACCTCACATTGCAGGCGGATCAGGGGCGGGTGCGCATCGAAAGCTGGTGCAAACTCGACGGTAAGACAGGAGTGGAAATGGAGGCGCTGACGGCCGCCTCGGTCGCTGCCTTGACGCTCTTTGATATGGTCAAGGCCATCGACCCTGCCATGCGCATCGAAGGATTGAAAGTCTTGGAAAAGCGCGGTGGCAAAAGCGGGCACTGGCAAGCCTGA
- the moaB gene encoding molybdenum cofactor biosynthesis protein B has protein sequence MSQVAAQLLPLNIAVLTVSDTRNASNDTSGQLLAERATEAGHKVVERLIEKDDCYALRMHVSRWIASADVQVVILTGGTGFTGRDSTPEAIAPLLDKEVTGFGELFRQLSYQDVGTSTVQSRALAGLANGTLVVCLPGSTGACRTGWDGILAQQLDASHKPCNFVTHLKAVAGVEGQHA, from the coding sequence ATGAGCCAGGTCGCTGCTCAATTGTTGCCATTAAACATCGCCGTTCTGACGGTGTCCGACACCCGCAACGCCAGTAATGACACCTCCGGCCAGTTGCTGGCCGAGCGCGCTACCGAGGCGGGGCACAAGGTTGTCGAACGGTTAATTGAAAAGGACGACTGCTACGCCTTGCGCATGCACGTCTCCCGCTGGATCGCCAGCGCCGATGTTCAGGTGGTCATTCTTACCGGCGGCACCGGCTTTACCGGCCGCGACTCCACGCCGGAAGCCATCGCGCCGCTGCTGGATAAAGAAGTCACCGGCTTTGGCGAATTATTCCGCCAGTTGTCTTATCAGGATGTCGGCACCTCGACCGTGCAAAGCCGCGCCCTGGCCGGTTTGGCCAATGGCACGCTGGTGGTTTGTCTGCCGGGTTCGACCGGCGCCTGCCGCACCGGTTGGGATGGCATTCTGGCGCAGCAGTTGGATGCCAGCCACAAACCCTGTAACTTTGTGACCCACTTGAAGGCCGTCGCCGGTGTTGAAGGTCAGCACGCATGA
- the moaA gene encoding GTP 3',8-cyclase MoaA has translation MLQDALGRRFYYLRLSITDVCNFRCQYCLPDGYQGRPDAAFLNLSEIRQTLRAFAALGTEKVRLTGGEPSLRPDLPDIIETAVNTPGIRQVAVTSNGYKLPQRIDYWHRAGLQQLNLSIDSLDAEQFHEITGHDRLAEVLTGLDRALELGINTKVNALLMRGLDNQLSRFLEWLKHTPVTLRFIEVMQTGDQAVFFRQHHLSGQGVKQRLLDDGWQPILRARDAGPAEEFWHPDYAGRIGLIMPYSPDFCSSCNRLRVSSTGKLHLCLFTEQGLDLRPWLQPEVATEALQARLIELIQHKAPTHLLHQGDSGATSNLSIIGG, from the coding sequence ATGCTGCAAGACGCCCTGGGCCGTCGCTTTTACTATTTGCGACTGTCCATCACCGATGTGTGCAACTTCCGTTGCCAATATTGCCTGCCCGACGGTTACCAAGGCCGTCCGGATGCGGCCTTTTTGAATCTGTCCGAAATCCGCCAGACGTTGCGCGCCTTTGCCGCCCTGGGCACGGAAAAAGTCCGTCTCACTGGCGGCGAACCCAGCTTGCGTCCCGATCTACCCGACATCATCGAAACTGCGGTCAACACGCCTGGTATTCGGCAAGTGGCGGTAACCAGCAATGGCTACAAACTGCCGCAACGCATCGACTATTGGCACCGCGCCGGTTTGCAGCAATTGAACCTGTCGATCGACAGCCTCGATGCAGAGCAGTTCCATGAAATCACCGGCCACGACCGATTGGCCGAAGTGCTGACGGGTTTGGACCGGGCGTTGGAACTTGGCATTAATACCAAGGTCAATGCCTTGCTGATGCGCGGATTGGACAACCAGCTGTCACGCTTTTTGGAATGGCTGAAGCACACGCCGGTCACACTGCGTTTTATCGAGGTGATGCAGACTGGCGATCAGGCGGTGTTTTTCCGCCAGCATCATCTGAGCGGCCAGGGTGTGAAGCAGCGGTTGTTGGACGACGGTTGGCAGCCGATTTTACGTGCACGCGATGCCGGCCCGGCGGAAGAATTCTGGCATCCGGACTACGCCGGTCGCATTGGTTTGATCATGCCTTACAGCCCGGACTTTTGTTCCAGTTGCAACCGCCTGCGCGTCTCCAGTACCGGCAAATTGCACCTGTGTTTGTTTACTGAACAGGGGCTCGATCTGCGTCCCTGGCTGCAACCGGAGGTGGCGACTGAAGCGCTGCAGGCCCGGTTGATTGAATTGATTCAACACAAAGCGCCGACGCATCTGTTGCATCAGGGCGACAGCGGCGCAACGTCTAATCTCAGCATCATCGGTGGTTGA
- a CDS encoding SpoVR family protein, which translates to MTNKPISTGSEWTFELIQEYDSVIAEIAQEFRLDTYPNQIEIISSEQMMDAYSSIGMPVGYHHWSYGKQFLQTQQNYQRGFMGLAYEIVINSSPCIAYLMEENTMPMQALVIAHACYGHNSFFKNNYLFKTWTDATAIIDYLVFAKNYVIQCEERYGVAEVEHILDSCHALQNYGVDRYKRPSPISAAEERARQEEREAYLQQQVNLLWRTIPVNEDKTETKRKKRYPAEPQENLLYFIEKNAPLLEPWQRELVRIVRKLAQYFYPQRQTQVMNEGWASFWHYTLMNELYDRGYITEGFMMEFLASHSAVVYQPSYDSPYYSGLNPYTLGFNIYRDLKRMCEAPTDEDREWFPEIAGGDWLDTLHFAMENFKDESFIQQFLSPKVMRDMHLFAVFDDEDESEYSISAIHDEQGYRQLRAVLAEQYNLSNREPNIQVVDVDLRGDRALTLHHRRHNNIPLNKDAEEVLRHLHRLWGFDVHLHSYDGDTLRQSYHLPHRDTQNGASFEEDNLKFV; encoded by the coding sequence ATGACCAACAAACCGATTTCCACCGGCAGCGAATGGACCTTTGAACTGATTCAGGAATACGACAGCGTTATCGCTGAAATTGCCCAGGAATTCCGGCTGGATACTTATCCGAACCAGATCGAAATCATCAGCTCTGAACAGATGATGGACGCCTATTCATCCATCGGTATGCCGGTCGGTTACCACCACTGGTCGTATGGAAAACAGTTTTTGCAGACGCAGCAAAATTATCAGCGTGGTTTTATGGGGCTGGCGTATGAAATCGTCATTAATTCCAGCCCATGCATTGCCTATTTAATGGAAGAGAACACCATGCCGATGCAGGCACTGGTAATCGCTCATGCCTGCTATGGCCACAACTCGTTTTTCAAAAATAATTACTTATTCAAAACATGGACCGACGCGACGGCCATTATCGATTATCTGGTGTTCGCCAAAAATTATGTGATTCAGTGCGAAGAACGTTACGGTGTTGCCGAAGTCGAACACATTCTCGATTCCTGCCATGCGTTGCAAAACTACGGTGTTGACCGCTACAAACGACCTTCACCGATTTCAGCTGCCGAAGAGCGTGCCCGCCAGGAAGAACGCGAAGCCTACCTGCAACAACAGGTGAATTTGTTGTGGCGTACCATTCCGGTTAACGAAGACAAAACCGAAACCAAACGCAAGAAACGCTACCCGGCCGAGCCGCAGGAAAATCTGCTGTATTTCATCGAAAAAAATGCGCCGCTGCTGGAGCCTTGGCAACGTGAGCTGGTGCGTATCGTGCGCAAGCTGGCGCAGTATTTTTACCCGCAGCGTCAGACTCAGGTGATGAACGAAGGCTGGGCCAGTTTCTGGCATTACACCCTGATGAATGAACTGTACGACCGTGGCTATATCACTGAAGGGTTTATGATGGAATTTCTCGCCAGTCATTCAGCGGTGGTTTATCAGCCGTCGTATGACTCGCCGTATTATTCCGGTCTGAACCCTTACACTCTGGGCTTCAATATTTATCGTGATTTGAAACGGATGTGCGAAGCACCAACCGATGAAGACCGTGAATGGTTTCCGGAGATCGCCGGTGGCGACTGGCTCGATACCTTGCATTTCGCCATGGAAAATTTCAAAGACGAAAGTTTTATCCAGCAGTTTTTATCGCCCAAAGTGATGCGTGACATGCATCTGTTTGCTGTCTTTGACGACGAAGACGAAAGCGAATACAGCATCAGCGCCATTCATGATGAGCAGGGCTATCGCCAGTTGCGGGCGGTGCTGGCCGAGCAATACAATCTGTCCAATCGTGAGCCCAACATCCAAGTAGTGGATGTCGACTTGCGCGGTGATCGCGCTCTGACGTTGCACCATCGTCGCCACAACAACATTCCGTTGAACAAAGACGCCGAAGAGGTGTTGCGACATCTGCATCGGTTGTGGGGCTTTGATGTGCATCTGCATTCCTACGACGGCGACACCCTGCGCCAGAGTTATCACCTGCCACATCGCGACACCCAGAACGGCGCGTCCTTCGAAGAAGACAACCTCAAATTCGTCTGA
- a CDS encoding YeaH/YhbH family protein, with protein MINSYVIDRRLNGKNKSAVNRRRFLERYRKHIKKAVDEAVNKRSITDMEHGESISIPSEDIHEPAFGHGQGGTRTTVNPGNKEFSTGDRIRKPQGGAGQGQGGQASNSGEGLDDFTFNITQDEFLEFLFEDLELPNLVRKDLKQMSDFVYRHAGFTNQGVPNRINVVRSMRNAQARRIALSGKSRRRVKELKALIEAEQAKDEALRDGQQLSEWLEEKERLETKIKRLPFIDDFDLRYNRSEKVPMPSNAAVMFCLMDVSGSMTQNTKDMAKRFFLLLYMFLRRNYEKIEVVFIRHHTSAKEVDEEEFFYSRETGGTIVSSALRMMLDVIKDRYPPSAWNIYAAQASDGDNWNDDSPQCKDLLAKAIMPLVQYYSYIEITPRDHQALWYAYEDVRAEHSDHFAMEQIIDPGDIYPVFRQLFQRKSA; from the coding sequence ATGATCAACAGCTATGTTATTGATCGTCGCCTGAATGGCAAAAACAAGAGCGCCGTCAACCGGCGGCGTTTTCTGGAACGTTACCGCAAGCACATCAAAAAGGCGGTCGACGAAGCCGTGAACAAACGTTCCATCACCGACATGGAACACGGCGAATCCATCTCCATTCCTTCCGAAGACATTCACGAGCCGGCGTTTGGTCACGGCCAGGGCGGCACCCGGACCACGGTGAACCCTGGCAACAAAGAATTTTCCACCGGCGACCGCATTCGCAAACCCCAAGGCGGTGCGGGCCAGGGGCAGGGCGGCCAGGCATCCAACAGCGGCGAAGGCCTGGACGACTTCACTTTCAACATCACTCAGGACGAATTCCTGGAATTTTTGTTCGAAGATTTGGAACTGCCCAATCTGGTGCGCAAAGACCTCAAGCAGATGAGTGACTTTGTTTACCGCCATGCCGGTTTTACCAATCAGGGCGTACCGAACCGCATCAACGTGGTGCGGTCGATGCGCAATGCACAGGCGCGACGTATTGCCTTGAGTGGCAAGTCGCGGCGTCGGGTCAAAGAACTCAAAGCGCTGATCGAAGCAGAGCAAGCGAAAGACGAAGCGTTGCGCGACGGCCAACAACTGAGCGAATGGTTGGAAGAAAAAGAGCGGCTGGAAACCAAAATCAAACGGTTGCCGTTTATCGATGACTTTGATCTGCGCTACAACCGCAGCGAAAAAGTACCCATGCCCAGCAACGCCGCCGTAATGTTTTGCCTGATGGATGTGTCGGGGTCGATGACGCAAAACACCAAAGATATGGCGAAGCGGTTTTTCCTGTTGCTGTATATGTTTTTGCGTCGCAATTACGAAAAAATCGAAGTGGTGTTTATCCGCCATCACACCAGCGCTAAAGAGGTGGACGAAGAGGAATTTTTCTACAGCCGAGAAACCGGCGGCACCATTGTTTCCAGCGCGCTGCGCATGATGTTGGATGTGATCAAAGATCGTTATCCGCCCAGTGCCTGGAACATTTACGCCGCCCAGGCGTCGGATGGCGACAACTGGAACGACGATTCACCCCAGTGCAAAGATTTGCTCGCCAAAGCCATCATGCCGCTGGTGCAATATTACTCCTACATCGAAATAACACCGCGCGACCATCAGGCACTCTGGTACGCCTACGAAGATGTACGCGCCGAACATTCAGACCACTTTGCCATGGAGCAAATCATCGACCCGGGCGACATCTATCCGGTATTCCGTCAGTTGTTCCAGAGGAAGTCCGCATGA
- a CDS encoding PrkA family serine protein kinase, producing MDIFKQYQSRYEARQHEEYSLEEYLQLCKDDASVYASAPERMLKAIGEPEVIDTAKDSRLSRIFSNKIIRRYPAFEEFYGMEEPIEQIVSYFRHAAQGLEEKKQILYLLGPVGGGKSSLAERLKQLIETVPFYAIKGSPVYESPLGLFDLDEDGDILEERFGIPKRYLRSIMSPWAVKRLHEFGGDISQFRVVKLYPSIIDQIAVAKTEPGDENNQDISALVGKVDIRKLEDYPQDDPDAYSFSGALCKANQGLMEFVEMFKAPIKVLHPLLTATQEGNYNATEGMSAIPFNGTILAHSNESEWQQFRNNKNNEAFLDRVFIVKVPYCVRVSEEINIYRKLIENSSLREAPCAPDTLKMMAQFSVLSRLKEPENSNLYSKMRVYDGENLKDTDPKAKTIQEYRDAAGVDEGMNGLSTRFAFKILSKVFNFDATEVAANPVHLLYVLEDQIEQQQFPQDVHDRYLAHLKEYMAPRYVEFIGKEIQTAYLESYSEYGQNIFDRYVTYADFWIQDQEYRDPETGEILDRGSLNEELEKIEKPAGISNPKDFRNEIVNFVLRARANNEGRNPSWQSYEKLRAVIEKKMFSNTEDLLPVISYSAKSSKDDEKKHQDFVRRMTDRGYTEKQVRLLSEWYLRVRKSS from the coding sequence ATGGATATATTTAAGCAATACCAGTCTCGCTACGAAGCCCGCCAGCACGAAGAATATTCGCTGGAAGAATACCTGCAACTGTGCAAAGACGATGCGTCGGTTTACGCCTCGGCACCGGAGCGAATGCTCAAGGCCATTGGCGAACCGGAGGTAATCGACACCGCCAAGGACTCACGCCTCAGTCGCATTTTTTCCAACAAAATCATCCGACGTTACCCGGCCTTTGAAGAATTTTACGGCATGGAAGAACCGATCGAGCAGATCGTCTCCTACTTCCGTCACGCCGCTCAGGGGCTCGAAGAAAAGAAACAGATTCTGTATTTATTAGGCCCGGTCGGTGGCGGTAAATCGTCGTTGGCCGAACGCCTGAAACAGTTAATTGAAACCGTGCCGTTTTACGCCATCAAAGGATCGCCGGTTTACGAAAGCCCGCTCGGCCTGTTCGATCTGGATGAAGACGGCGACATCCTGGAAGAGCGGTTCGGTATTCCCAAACGCTACTTGCGTTCCATCATGTCGCCTTGGGCGGTGAAGCGCCTGCACGAATTCGGCGGCGATATTTCCCAGTTCCGAGTGGTGAAACTCTACCCGTCTATCATCGATCAGATCGCGGTCGCCAAGACCGAACCGGGCGATGAAAACAACCAGGATATTTCCGCACTGGTCGGCAAAGTCGACATCCGCAAACTGGAGGATTACCCGCAAGACGACCCGGACGCCTACAGCTTCTCCGGCGCCTTGTGCAAAGCCAACCAGGGTTTGATGGAATTTGTCGAGATGTTCAAAGCGCCGATCAAGGTGCTGCATCCGTTGCTGACGGCAACACAGGAAGGTAACTACAACGCCACCGAAGGTATGAGCGCCATTCCATTCAATGGCACGATTCTGGCGCACTCGAACGAATCGGAATGGCAGCAGTTCCGTAACAATAAGAACAACGAGGCCTTTTTGGATCGTGTCTTTATTGTCAAAGTGCCGTACTGCGTCCGGGTCAGCGAAGAGATCAACATCTATCGCAAACTGATCGAGAATTCATCGCTGCGTGAAGCGCCTTGCGCACCAGATACGTTAAAAATGATGGCGCAATTTTCGGTGCTGTCGCGGCTCAAGGAGCCGGAGAATTCCAACCTCTATTCCAAGATGCGCGTCTACGACGGTGAGAACCTGAAAGACACCGATCCGAAAGCAAAAACCATCCAGGAATACCGCGATGCCGCCGGTGTCGATGAAGGCATGAACGGTCTATCAACGCGCTTCGCGTTCAAGATTTTATCGAAAGTGTTCAACTTCGACGCCACCGAAGTAGCCGCCAACCCGGTGCACTTGCTGTACGTTCTGGAAGATCAGATCGAACAGCAGCAATTCCCACAGGATGTGCACGATCGTTATTTGGCACACCTGAAAGAATACATGGCGCCGCGCTACGTCGAGTTCATCGGTAAGGAAATTCAGACTGCGTATCTGGAAAGCTATTCCGAATACGGCCAGAACATTTTCGACCGCTACGTCACTTACGCCGATTTCTGGATTCAGGATCAGGAATACCGTGACCCGGAAACTGGAGAAATTCTCGACCGCGGGTCTTTGAACGAAGAGCTGGAGAAAATTGAAAAGCCGGCCGGCATTTCCAACCCGAAAGACTTCCGCAATGAGATCGTTAATTTCGTTTTACGGGCACGGGCCAACAACGAAGGCCGGAACCCGAGTTGGCAGAGTTACGAAAAACTGCGCGCGGTGATCGAGAAGAAAATGTTCTCCAACACAGAAGACTTACTGCCGGTTATTTCCTACTCGGCCAAGTCGTCCAAGGATGACGAGAAAAAACATCAGGACTTTGTGCGCCGCATGACCGATCGCGGCTACACCGAGAAACAAGTGCGGCTGCTCAGCGAGTGGTACCTGCGCGTGCGTAAATCATCCTGA
- the ung gene encoding uracil-DNA glycosylase, protein MTTATWPLNLTQAPLADGWAEQLADEFQQPYVAQLQQFLSAEAAAGKTLYPPADQVFRALELTPFNAVKVVILGQDPYHGPNQAHGLSFSVQGGVKLPPSLVNIYKELVQDVGIEPPTHGDLSGWARQGVLLLNSVLTVEQGQAGAHQGRGWERFTDAVIERLNRERDQLVFMLWGSYAQKKGQFIDRDRHCVLQSVHPSPLSAHRGWFGSGQFSAANVYLRGTGQTPINWQP, encoded by the coding sequence ATGACCACGGCAACCTGGCCATTGAACCTGACGCAAGCGCCCCTGGCCGACGGCTGGGCAGAACAGCTGGCAGACGAATTCCAGCAGCCTTACGTGGCTCAATTGCAGCAATTTCTCAGCGCCGAAGCCGCTGCCGGAAAAACCCTGTACCCACCAGCCGATCAGGTGTTTCGTGCGCTCGAACTGACGCCCTTCAACGCCGTCAAAGTGGTCATCCTGGGGCAGGATCCGTATCACGGCCCGAACCAGGCGCACGGTCTGAGCTTTTCGGTACAGGGCGGCGTCAAGCTGCCGCCCAGCCTGGTCAACATCTACAAAGAGTTGGTGCAGGACGTCGGCATCGAACCGCCGACGCATGGCGATCTCAGCGGTTGGGCGCGCCAGGGTGTGCTACTGCTGAACTCGGTATTGACGGTCGAGCAGGGCCAGGCAGGTGCGCATCAAGGACGCGGTTGGGAACGCTTTACCGATGCGGTAATCGAACGGCTGAACCGCGAACGCGATCAATTGGTGTTCATGCTCTGGGGCAGTTATGCCCAAAAAAAGGGCCAGTTTATCGATCGTGACCGCCATTGTGTGTTGCAGTCGGTGCACCCCTCGCCACTGTCGGCGCATCGCGGCTGGTTTGGCAGCGGGCAATTTTCAGCGGCCAATGTGTACCTCCGAGGCACTGGCCAGACGCCGATCAACTGGCAGCCGTAA
- a CDS encoding YhdH/YhfP family quinone oxidoreductase yields the protein MTAFRALRIHQTDTGVRRAIETLTLSDLPAGDVLIRVHYSSLNYKDALSANGHTGISRHYPHTPGIDAAGKVVTDVSGTFEAGTEVAVIGFDLGMNTAGGFADYIRVPVGWVTTLPKKLSMADAMRLGTAGVTAAYAFEKLLDNGLKSDQGPVLVTGATGGVGALAVHLLGTLGYDVTAVTGKPDAHDWLRSLGASLVVPREELSTPQKKALLPASYAAAIDTVGDSTLVNVLKSLKFGGTVAACGIVGGTAVPTDIYPFILRGVNLVGIASADAPLAARQRVLGKFSGLWTLPKLTELCDTLRLDQLEARIDAMLAGKIQGRALIDMEAE from the coding sequence ATGACGGCTTTTCGCGCCTTGCGCATTCACCAGACCGACACCGGCGTACGGCGCGCCATCGAAACCCTGACGCTGAGCGACTTACCCGCAGGCGATGTGCTGATTCGGGTGCATTACAGCTCGCTGAATTACAAAGATGCCCTCTCGGCTAACGGCCACACCGGCATCAGCCGGCACTATCCGCACACGCCCGGCATCGATGCCGCGGGCAAAGTGGTGACGGATGTCAGCGGCACATTCGAGGCGGGCACGGAAGTGGCGGTCATCGGTTTTGATCTGGGCATGAACACTGCCGGCGGCTTCGCTGATTACATTCGCGTGCCGGTCGGTTGGGTGACGACGTTGCCGAAAAAACTCTCCATGGCCGATGCCATGCGTTTGGGTACTGCCGGAGTAACCGCCGCCTACGCCTTTGAGAAACTGCTCGACAACGGTTTGAAATCGGACCAGGGCCCGGTGTTGGTCACTGGGGCAACCGGTGGTGTGGGTGCCTTGGCGGTGCATTTGTTAGGCACCTTGGGTTACGACGTCACCGCCGTGACCGGCAAGCCGGACGCACACGACTGGTTGCGCAGCCTGGGTGCAAGCCTGGTGGTACCGCGCGAGGAATTGAGCACGCCACAGAAAAAGGCGTTGCTGCCGGCCAGCTACGCAGCGGCCATCGACACGGTTGGCGACAGCACGTTGGTGAATGTGCTTAAGAGTCTGAAATTCGGTGGCACCGTCGCCGCCTGCGGCATTGTCGGCGGCACTGCGGTGCCGACCGACATCTACCCGTTCATTCTGCGCGGCGTCAATCTGGTCGGTATCGCCAGCGCCGATGCGCCTCTGGCTGCACGCCAGCGGGTGCTGGGAAAATTCAGTGGGCTGTGGACACTGCCCAAACTGACGGAGCTGTGCGACACCCTGCGGCTCGACCAACTCGAAGCGCGCATCGACGCCATGCTGGCGGGCAAGATTCAGGGTCGGGCGCTGATCGATATGGAGGCGGAATGA
- a CDS encoding adenine phosphoribosyltransferase, producing the protein MFDPKDHIRTVPDWPQPGVQFRDITTLLSDAKVFRQLIDAFVHHYYDHEIDAIVGIDARGFILGAPLAYELRTAFIPVRKKGKLPFDTLEEAYQLEYGKAELQIHADALKAGMKVVVMDDLIATGGTLSATCKLVERLGAEVVECAAIVDLPDLGGSRAIQAAGHSVFTLCAYDGD; encoded by the coding sequence ATGTTCGATCCCAAAGACCACATTCGCACCGTGCCGGACTGGCCGCAGCCGGGCGTTCAGTTCCGCGACATCACCACCTTGCTGTCGGATGCCAAAGTCTTCCGGCAACTGATCGACGCCTTTGTGCACCATTATTACGACCATGAAATCGACGCCATTGTCGGCATCGATGCGCGCGGTTTTATTCTCGGCGCACCCCTGGCGTACGAATTGCGAACCGCCTTCATTCCGGTGCGCAAAAAAGGCAAGTTGCCGTTCGACACGCTCGAAGAAGCCTATCAACTGGAATACGGCAAAGCCGAGTTGCAGATTCACGCCGACGCCTTGAAAGCCGGCATGAAGGTCGTCGTTATGGACGACCTGATCGCCACCGGCGGTACGCTGTCGGCCACCTGCAAACTGGTGGAGCGATTGGGTGCCGAAGTCGTTGAGTGCGCGGCCATCGTTGACTTGCCCGATCTTGGCGGCAGCCGCGCCATCCAGGCGGCGGGTCACTCCGTATTCACGCTGTGCGCCTACGACGGCGATTGA
- a CDS encoding NCS2 family permease yields MLEKLFKLKELGTDVRTEVLAGISTFLTMAYIIVVNPGILSETGMPFQAVFVATCIAAALGTAVMGLYANYPVALAPGMGLNAFFTFGVVFGMGQSWQVALGCVFWSGVIFLLISIFKVREWVINAIPASMKTGIAVGIGLFLALIGLKEAGVVVNNDATLVGLGDVTSPQVVLCFLGFALIAALHYRGVTGSVIIGILATTVIGAFFGLVSYTGVVSMPSGLGATFGQLDIFGALELGLYSVIFAFLFVDLFDTSGTLVAVAKAGKLLDSDGKLPRLNRALIADSSASIAGSVLGTSTTTSYIESGAGIAAGGRTGLTALTVSVLFLLALFFSPLALMIPAYATASALIFVAVLMVSSISSIDWQDITESAPVVITAFMMPATYSIAEGIAAGFLSYAVIKILAGKAKEVNISVYVIAVLALIKYLWH; encoded by the coding sequence ATGCTGGAAAAACTCTTCAAATTGAAAGAGTTGGGGACCGATGTCCGCACCGAAGTGCTGGCCGGTATCTCAACCTTTTTGACCATGGCTTACATCATTGTCGTCAACCCGGGCATCTTGTCCGAGACCGGCATGCCGTTTCAGGCGGTCTTTGTCGCCACCTGTATCGCCGCTGCCCTGGGCACCGCCGTTATGGGCCTGTATGCCAACTATCCGGTGGCGCTGGCGCCGGGCATGGGTCTGAACGCCTTCTTCACCTTCGGTGTGGTGTTTGGCATGGGTCAAAGCTGGCAAGTGGCGTTGGGCTGCGTGTTCTGGTCCGGTGTCATCTTCCTGCTGATCAGTATTTTCAAAGTGCGCGAGTGGGTCATCAATGCCATTCCAGCGTCGATGAAAACCGGCATCGCGGTCGGTATCGGTTTGTTCCTGGCCTTGATCGGTTTGAAAGAAGCCGGCGTGGTCGTGAATAACGACGCCACTCTGGTGGGTCTGGGTGACGTCACATCACCGCAAGTGGTGCTGTGCTTCCTGGGCTTCGCGTTGATCGCGGCGCTGCATTACCGCGGTGTCACCGGCAGCGTCATCATCGGCATTCTGGCGACGACTGTAATCGGTGCCTTCTTCGGCCTGGTCAGCTACACCGGCGTGGTCTCCATGCCCAGCGGCCTGGGCGCAACCTTCGGTCAACTGGACATCTTCGGCGCGCTGGAACTGGGTCTGTACTCCGTCATTTTCGCCTTTCTGTTCGTCGATTTGTTCGACACCTCCGGCACGTTGGTGGCGGTTGCCAAAGCCGGCAAACTGCTGGATTCCGATGGCAAACTGCCGCGTCTGAATCGTGCGCTCATTGCCGACAGCTCAGCCTCCATTGCGGGTTCTGTGCTGGGTACATCTACCACTACCAGCTACATCGAAAGTGGTGCGGGCATCGCGGCTGGCGGTCGCACTGGCTTGACGGCTTTGACGGTGTCAGTCCTGTTCCTGCTGGCGTTGTTCTTCTCGCCGCTGGCGTTGATGATTCCGGCATACGCCACCGCGTCGGCGCTGATTTTCGTTGCCGTTCTGATGGTGTCGTCGATTTCTTCAATCGATTGGCAAGACATCACCGAATCCGCTCCGGTGGTCATCACCGCCTTTATGATGCCGGCGACTTACTCCATCGCCGAAGGCATTGCCGCGGGCTTCCTGTCTTACGCTGTGATTAAAATTTTGGCCGGCAAAGCCAAAGAAGTGAACATCAGCGTCTACGTCATTGCTGTTCTGGCGTTGATTAAATACCTCTGGCACTGA